From one Luteipulveratus mongoliensis genomic stretch:
- a CDS encoding SGNH/GDSL hydrolase family protein, with protein MPAYVALGDSYAAGAGAGTPLNACFRSVAGYPVQIARVLERDVSLQACRGATVADVRAVQLAALDSSTRLVTLTVGGNDLDFTDVLTECAKPTWMTQSKERVEAALTFVQTELRTMLTDLYAEVRALAPRADVVVTGYPRLFAGKDCNLATFLNDHDMQRMNDIADELAAVIGAAAASSGAQFVDVREVFLGHAVCEEDEWLRGMSRPREVSYHPNTAGHSAYALQIAEALGASYADATESTREPVIEQGPPSGSKEAVFAPPDLFSAESMEGARQWGLDADELAALAERTEDREAYERLWEMDEFVRARR; from the coding sequence ATGCCTGCCTACGTCGCGCTGGGGGACTCCTATGCAGCGGGCGCGGGTGCCGGGACGCCGCTGAACGCGTGCTTCCGCTCCGTCGCCGGCTATCCCGTGCAGATCGCTCGCGTGCTCGAACGCGACGTCAGCCTGCAAGCCTGTCGGGGCGCGACGGTCGCGGATGTCCGGGCGGTGCAGCTGGCAGCACTGGACTCCTCGACCCGCCTCGTCACCCTGACGGTCGGCGGCAACGACCTCGACTTCACCGATGTGCTCACCGAGTGCGCCAAACCCACGTGGATGACGCAGAGCAAGGAACGCGTCGAGGCCGCGCTCACCTTCGTCCAGACCGAGCTCCGCACGATGCTGACCGATCTGTACGCCGAGGTGCGGGCTCTCGCTCCGCGCGCGGACGTCGTCGTCACCGGCTACCCGCGGCTGTTCGCCGGCAAGGACTGCAACCTGGCGACATTCCTCAACGACCATGACATGCAGCGGATGAACGACATCGCGGACGAGCTCGCGGCCGTCATCGGCGCGGCCGCCGCCTCGTCGGGTGCGCAGTTCGTCGATGTGCGTGAGGTCTTCCTCGGGCACGCGGTGTGCGAGGAGGACGAGTGGCTGCGTGGGATGTCCCGGCCGCGCGAGGTGTCGTACCACCCCAACACCGCCGGCCACTCGGCGTACGCGTTGCAGATCGCCGAGGCGCTCGGGGCGTCGTACGCCGACGCCACGGAGTCGACGCGCGAACCCGTCATCGAGCAAGGTCCGCCGAGCGGATCCAAGGAAGCGGTGTTCGCGCCGCCGGACCTGTTCAGCGCCGAAAGCATGGAGGGCGCACGGCAGTGGGGCCTGGACGCCGACGAGCTGGCAGCGCTCGCGGAACGCACCGAGGACCGGGAAGCGTACGAACGCCTTTGGGAGATGGACGAATTCGTTCGGGCGCGTCGCTGA